The following coding sequences are from one Candidatus Nitrohelix vancouverensis window:
- a CDS encoding aquaporin: MDKYLSEYIATFCLVFAGTGAIIVNDLSGGQITHVGISLTFGLIVTAMIYAIGNVSGAHLNPAVTIAFMVSGRLAKNQVMPFVACQFLGALTASLFLKFIFPSHETLGLTAPHGPVYQSLILEFLLAFILMFVILNVSTGAKEKGIMAGVAVGSTIALEALFAGPITGASMNPARSLGPALASGQLEHLWIYLSAPVLGALAACPFCRIIQGDDCCPSIE, translated from the coding sequence ATGGATAAATACCTGTCTGAATACATCGCAACGTTTTGTCTCGTTTTTGCCGGAACGGGAGCCATCATCGTGAATGATTTGAGCGGTGGGCAGATCACTCACGTCGGCATTTCCTTAACATTTGGACTGATCGTTACGGCAATGATCTATGCCATCGGCAATGTCTCAGGAGCGCATTTAAACCCTGCGGTAACGATTGCGTTTATGGTTTCGGGACGTTTGGCAAAAAACCAGGTCATGCCCTTCGTTGCCTGCCAGTTTCTTGGGGCGCTGACTGCAAGTTTATTTTTAAAGTTTATTTTTCCGAGTCATGAAACTTTGGGGCTGACCGCGCCCCACGGACCGGTGTATCAAAGCCTGATCCTGGAATTTTTACTCGCCTTCATACTCATGTTTGTCATTTTAAACGTTTCAACCGGGGCCAAAGAGAAGGGAATCATGGCGGGAGTGGCGGTGGGTTCAACCATAGCGCTGGAAGCGTTGTTTGCGGGTCCCATCACTGGAGCTTCCATGAACCCGGCGCGCTCCTTAGGCCCCGCGCTTGCCAGCGGACAGTTGGAGCATCTTTGGATTTATTTGAGCGCGCCCGTGCTGGGAGCTCTGGCGGCATGTCCTTTTTGCAGAATCATTCAGGGAGACGATTGTTGCCCTAGCATCGAATGA
- the nhaA gene encoding Na+/H+ antiporter NhaA, producing the protein MKKKGKVYVAPWEKAFDSVLSPLEDFIHRETTSAILLMVCAVLALILANSGWNESYHHLLKSYFSVGFENFSLSMSIHHWINDGLMAMFFFVVGLELKREILVGELSDPKQALLPIIAAIGGMTVPALIYVMINPEGHTLDGWGIPMATDIAFALGALALLGKRIPRNLLTFLVALAIVDDLGAVIVIALFYTASLDWAALGLAFVVLGGLISFNLGGIRHSFPYIFFGLILWLAMLKSGVHATLAGVLLAFTIPMRPKYDPQRFLERANELVNRIQDAYEKEKSILKNDRMRSRLMALSEGVHKVQAPAQAMEHKMHLPAAYIIIPVFALANAGVPIEWATLGDTLSHSVSLGIIAGLTVGKLIGVSFFSWLAVRLGYCQLPKGLNFNHIVGVGFMGGIGFTMSIFISELGFAHHPEDLLMAKTGVLFASLIAGVSGYLWLLLTSKKQNPPQSSVRVEAQE; encoded by the coding sequence ATGAAAAAAAAGGGCAAGGTCTATGTGGCTCCATGGGAGAAGGCATTTGATAGCGTACTGAGTCCACTGGAAGATTTTATTCACCGCGAGACCACCAGCGCAATACTCCTGATGGTCTGCGCCGTGCTGGCCTTGATTCTGGCAAATAGCGGGTGGAATGAATCTTACCATCACCTGCTGAAAAGTTATTTCAGCGTCGGATTTGAAAATTTTTCCCTTTCCATGTCCATTCATCACTGGATCAACGACGGATTGATGGCAATGTTCTTTTTTGTCGTTGGGCTGGAGTTGAAGCGAGAAATTCTGGTCGGTGAATTATCTGATCCGAAGCAAGCGTTGTTGCCAATCATCGCGGCGATTGGCGGAATGACGGTTCCCGCGCTGATCTATGTAATGATTAATCCGGAGGGACATACCCTGGACGGATGGGGGATTCCCATGGCGACGGATATTGCTTTTGCGCTTGGCGCCCTGGCTTTGTTGGGGAAACGCATCCCCAGAAATCTTCTGACCTTTCTGGTCGCATTGGCGATTGTGGACGATCTGGGCGCAGTTATAGTCATCGCTCTGTTTTACACAGCGTCTTTGGATTGGGCAGCTTTGGGGCTGGCTTTTGTGGTCTTAGGCGGGTTGATCAGCTTCAATCTCGGCGGTATCCGGCATTCCTTTCCCTATATTTTCTTCGGTCTCATTCTTTGGCTGGCGATGTTAAAGAGCGGCGTGCATGCGACCCTCGCTGGAGTTCTTCTCGCTTTCACTATTCCTATGAGACCGAAATACGATCCGCAACGGTTTCTTGAGAGGGCTAACGAACTGGTTAACCGTATTCAGGACGCATACGAGAAAGAGAAAAGTATTTTAAAGAATGACCGGATGCGTTCACGCTTGATGGCTCTAAGCGAGGGAGTTCATAAAGTGCAGGCTCCCGCTCAGGCGATGGAACATAAAATGCATTTACCTGCGGCCTATATTATTATTCCGGTTTTTGCGTTGGCAAATGCAGGCGTACCGATAGAATGGGCAACCCTTGGCGACACACTCTCGCATTCGGTGTCTCTGGGAATCATCGCGGGTCTGACCGTTGGGAAATTGATCGGGGTTAGTTTTTTTTCGTGGCTGGCGGTGCGCCTTGGCTATTGCCAGTTACCCAAGGGGCTGAACTTTAATCACATCGTTGGCGTTGGATTCATGGGAGGGATCGGTTTCACAATGTCCATTTTCATTTCTGAACTGGGCTTCGCTCATCACCCCGAGGATTTGCTGATGGCGAAGACCGGGGTACTATTCGCTTCCCTGATCGCTGGCGTTTCTGGTTACCTGTGGTTATTACTGACCAGTAAAAAACAAAATCCTCCACAATCGAGCGTTAGAGTTGAGGCCCAGGAATAA